Genomic DNA from Acuticoccus sp. MNP-M23:
GCTGCACCGGTCGGTCGCGGTCAGCCAGCCGCTCGCAATTCGCGTGGCCATCTCCGCCAGTGCCGCCGCGCTGATGACGCTGATCGGCGTTGCGGTGGTCCGCCGTTTTGCGCCCGAGGCCAGCGGCAGCGGCATTCCGGAGGTGGAAGGCGCGATGGCCAACGAGCTGCCGCTGCGCTGGGCCCGCGTGCTGCCGGTCAAGTTCGTGTCGGGTGTGATGGCCATTGGCGCCGGGCTGGTGGTGGGGCGCGAGGGGCCGACCATTCATATCGGCGCGGCGATCAGCCAGGGCTTCGCACGCATCGTCAAGGTCAGCGAGATCGAGCGGCGGGGGCTGATTGCTGCGGGCGCCGCGGCGGGCCTCTCCACCGCGTTCAACGCGCCGGTGGCCTCGGTGATGTTCGTGCTGGAGGAAACGCGGCGCCAGTTTCCCAACACGGCGGATACATATGCCGGCGTCATTGTGGCGAGCCTCGGCAGCGCGCTGGTCACGCAATCGATCATGGGGGCGCGCCGGCTGGTCGAGGTGACGATGCATGACGAGGTGGGCGCGCAGGTGATTCTGGCGCTGGTGCTCGGCGTGTTTCTCGGCGGCGTCGGCGTTGTCTTCAACCGGATGCTGGTGTGGGGGCTGGACCGGTTTGCCCGGCTGACGGAGCCGCGGGCCTACGCGCTCGCCGCCTGTTTCGGGGCGCTGGCCGGGGCGATGCTGGTGGTCGACCCCAACCTGGTGCAGGGCGGCGAAACGCTGGTCACCACCATGACCGAACACGCAGCGCCCGGCCTTGCGG
This window encodes:
- the clcA gene encoding H(+)/Cl(-) exchange transporter ClcA; translated protein: MRRFPYIILLAAIVGVVVGLVGTAFHLVADGVLALHRSVAVSQPLAIRVAISASAAALMTLIGVAVVRRFAPEASGSGIPEVEGAMANELPLRWARVLPVKFVSGVMAIGAGLVVGREGPTIHIGAAISQGFARIVKVSEIERRGLIAAGAAAGLSTAFNAPVASVMFVLEETRRQFPNTADTYAGVIVASLGSALVTQSIMGARRLVEVTMHDEVGAQVILALVLGVFLGGVGVVFNRMLVWGLDRFARLTEPRAYALAACFGALAGAMLVVDPNLVQGGETLVTTMTEHAAPGLAVLILLVIARFLVTIASYSIGIAGGIFAPILCMGTAFGLTAAVLVNALPLGMTVDPAVCAVIAMTGLFSATVGAPMVAVIILMELTAGYVYLPELMACSIAATLSARALGGKPIYEVLFARRLDREAAARHSHTAGA